The following are encoded in a window of Lacinutrix sp. WUR7 genomic DNA:
- a CDS encoding M28 family metallopeptidase, translated as MKMYFLLSAFILIGSCAEKKYATKIENLKDSIVLIDGDLAKKYAATITAKALKIKLYQFASSDFQGRATGEEGQKKAANFLSDFYKSQGIASPIADTTYYQNIPKEFLPEGTNASENVLAFIKGSEKPEEVLIISGHLDHLGIENDEIHFGADDNGSGSVAILEIAKAFRKAELDGYRPKRSILFLHLTAEEIGLQGSLFYTKNPIFKLENTIANLNIDMIGRVDPFHIENPNYIYIIGADRLSKELHYVSEKVNNTTTNLHLEYKYNSEDDSNRYYYRSDHYTFAKHNIPVIFYFNGEHKDYHKPTDTPDKINYAVLEKRTKLIFATAWQLANQENKLLMNTDF; from the coding sequence ATGAAGATGTATTTTCTACTTTCTGCTTTTATTCTTATTGGCTCTTGTGCAGAAAAAAAATATGCTACAAAAATTGAAAACCTTAAAGATAGCATAGTTCTTATAGATGGAGATTTAGCTAAAAAATATGCTGCTACAATTACCGCCAAAGCATTAAAAATAAAACTATACCAATTTGCTTCCAGTGATTTTCAAGGTCGCGCCACAGGAGAAGAAGGTCAAAAAAAAGCAGCTAACTTTTTATCCGATTTTTATAAATCACAAGGCATAGCATCACCAATTGCAGACACTACATATTATCAAAACATACCAAAAGAATTTTTACCAGAAGGCACAAATGCTTCCGAAAACGTATTAGCATTTATTAAAGGAAGTGAAAAACCAGAAGAAGTGCTTATTATCTCGGGACATCTAGACCATTTAGGAATAGAGAATGATGAAATACATTTTGGAGCAGATGATAATGGCTCTGGTTCGGTTGCTATACTAGAAATTGCGAAAGCATTTAGAAAAGCAGAATTAGATGGTTATAGACCAAAAAGAAGCATCCTTTTTTTACACCTAACTGCTGAAGAAATAGGTTTACAAGGATCCCTATTCTATACCAAAAATCCAATTTTTAAATTAGAAAATACGATCGCTAATCTAAATATAGATATGATAGGAAGAGTAGATCCGTTTCATATAGAAAACCCGAATTACATATATATTATTGGTGCAGACCGGCTAAGCAAAGAGCTACATTATGTTAGCGAAAAAGTAAACAACACTACCACCAATTTACATTTAGAATATAAGTATAACAGTGAAGACGATAGTAACAGATACTACTACAGAAGCGATCATTATACCTTTGCAAAACACAATATTCCTGTAATTTTTTATTTTAATGGAGAACACAAAGATTACCACAAACCAACAGACACTCCAGATAAAATAAATTATGCTGTCTTAGAAAAAAGAACAAAACTCATCTTTGCTACTGCTTGGCAACTTGCTAATCAAGAAAATAAGCTTTTAATGAATACCGATTTTTAA
- a CDS encoding FUSC family protein produces the protein MRKLFIILGLIAAIIAVVLSSLPLFNMAFIPALAALAFGFAAFYSSKKENESKKVVQLIFLLTIVSLCLSIYKAVFSETKVGDTKELEVREQKAEDNAIEELEDLDLSDIKIDPEIRIQEAEDKAIEELEGLDLSK, from the coding sequence ATGAGAAAATTATTTATTATCTTGGGTTTAATTGCAGCAATAATTGCAGTTGTTTTATCTTCTTTGCCATTATTTAACATGGCATTTATTCCTGCTTTAGCTGCTTTAGCTTTTGGTTTCGCAGCCTTTTATTCATCTAAAAAGGAAAATGAATCTAAAAAAGTAGTGCAGTTAATATTTTTACTAACGATAGTCTCTTTATGTCTTTCTATATATAAAGCCGTTTTTAGCGAAACGAAGGTTGGTGATACGAAAGAATTAGAAGTTCGTGAACAAAAAGCAGAAGATAACGCCATTGAAGAATTAGAAGATTTAGATTTATCTGATATTAAAATAGATCCAGAAATTCGCATACAAGAAGCAGAAGATAAAGCCATTGAAGAACTAGAAGGTTTAGATTTATCTAAATAA
- a CDS encoding DUF3108 domain-containing protein, producing the protein MKKIILLLLLSISAVSFAQNNAFQAGEKLSFTASYNMSGLLTDLAEVRMETSQVKTSSATLLRLKCTATTYSKWDNFFKIRDIYESYVNPNTLTPYLYQRDIDEGGHYKFVKYTFNHKSNTVKSLRRQKSKNFDSGFWDRNDVVKINPGTKDLVTTIYHIRNLDIHKAPVGASDSFKVLFDNEETRISFTLLGKETISTNIGKKECYKLAIRIDGSDVLRGNNANILWLTADENKIPVYAKFRVAVGSGELKIKSATGLKN; encoded by the coding sequence ATGAAAAAAATAATCCTACTCCTTTTACTTAGCATAAGTGCTGTTTCGTTTGCTCAAAACAATGCATTTCAAGCTGGTGAAAAATTAAGTTTTACAGCATCATACAATATGTCTGGTTTATTAACAGACCTTGCAGAAGTACGTATGGAAACTAGTCAAGTTAAAACTTCTTCAGCTACTTTGTTACGTCTTAAATGCACAGCAACAACCTATAGCAAATGGGATAACTTTTTTAAAATTCGAGACATCTACGAAAGTTATGTAAATCCAAACACACTTACACCTTACTTATACCAAAGAGATATTGATGAAGGCGGACATTACAAATTTGTGAAATATACTTTCAATCATAAATCAAATACGGTAAAAAGTTTAAGAAGACAAAAAAGCAAAAATTTTGATTCTGGTTTTTGGGATAGAAATGATGTAGTAAAAATAAATCCAGGAACGAAAGATTTGGTAACCACCATTTACCATATTAGAAATTTAGACATCCATAAAGCGCCTGTTGGAGCTTCTGATTCTTTTAAAGTATTATTTGATAATGAAGAAACAAGAATTTCTTTTACCCTTTTAGGAAAAGAAACGATTAGCACCAATATTGGTAAAAAAGAATGTTACAAACTAGCTATTCGAATAGACGGTAGTGATGTTTTAAGAGGAAATAATGCTAACATACTATGGTTAACAGCAGACGAAAATAAAATACCAGTATATGCAAAATTTAGAGTTGCAGTTGGTAGTGGAGAACTTAAAATAAAATCGGCAACAGGTTTAAAAAATTAA
- a CDS encoding bifunctional alpha/beta hydrolase/OsmC family protein — MKSTKLKIENKNGQALQAHLELPANQKPNYYAIFAHCFTCSSTLSAVKNISRALTSHGFGVLRFDFTGLGKSEGEFAESHFSANVDDLIAVSNYMQLHYKAPSLLVGHSLGGAAVIAAGAQLENIKAIATIGAPSSVDHVTHLFSHGINEVKEKGEALVNIGGRPFTINKDFIENFSKTDLPTIVKNLRKPILVMHSPTDTIVGIKNAEEIYHNAHHPKSFITLDGADHLLTNSKDSVYAGNMIGTWVQRYFEPVENEMLETKGEQLVGHLNLLEDNFTTTIQTKNHNLIADEPIAAGGDDFGPSPYDFLSAGLAACTAMTLKMYAQRKKWDLQEVFVYITYSKKHSDDLRMEVDKPTRFDHLQKKLKFVGNLDDKQKQRLKEIASKCPVHRTLQSEVLIDTELV; from the coding sequence ATGAAAAGCACCAAACTAAAAATAGAAAATAAAAACGGACAAGCTTTACAAGCACATCTGGAATTACCCGCAAATCAGAAACCAAACTACTACGCTATTTTTGCACATTGCTTTACCTGCAGTAGTACTTTAAGTGCTGTAAAAAATATTAGTCGTGCGTTAACTTCTCATGGTTTTGGGGTACTCCGATTTGATTTTACCGGATTAGGAAAAAGTGAAGGAGAATTTGCCGAGAGTCATTTTTCTGCCAATGTAGACGATTTAATAGCAGTGAGTAATTATATGCAATTACACTACAAAGCACCATCGTTATTAGTAGGTCATTCGCTTGGTGGTGCAGCAGTTATTGCGGCGGGAGCACAATTAGAAAATATAAAAGCAATTGCAACTATTGGTGCTCCTTCTTCTGTAGATCATGTGACACATTTATTTTCTCATGGAATAAATGAGGTAAAAGAAAAAGGAGAAGCGCTAGTAAATATTGGTGGCCGACCTTTTACTATTAATAAAGATTTTATTGAAAACTTTAGCAAAACCGATTTACCTACTATTGTAAAAAACTTGCGCAAACCAATACTGGTTATGCATTCGCCAACAGATACTATAGTCGGAATTAAAAATGCAGAAGAGATTTATCACAACGCACATCATCCTAAGAGTTTTATCACGTTGGATGGCGCCGATCATTTATTAACTAATTCGAAAGATAGCGTGTATGCTGGAAATATGATTGGTACTTGGGTACAACGCTATTTTGAACCCGTAGAAAATGAAATGCTAGAAACCAAAGGAGAACAATTGGTTGGTCATTTAAATCTATTAGAAGATAATTTCACCACTACTATTCAAACAAAAAATCATAACCTAATTGCAGATGAGCCAATAGCTGCTGGTGGTGATGACTTTGGACCATCACCTTACGATTTTTTAAGTGCTGGTTTAGCGGCATGTACGGCAATGACATTAAAAATGTATGCCCAAAGAAAAAAATGGGATTTACAAGAAGTTTTTGTGTATATCACCTATTCTAAAAAGCATAGCGATGATTTAAGGATGGAAGTAGATAAACCAACACGCTTTGATCATTTACAAAAGAAATTAAAATTTGTTGGAAATCTAGACGACAAGCAAAAACAAAGATTAAAAGAAATTGCTTCTAAATGTCCTGTGCACAGAACCTTGCAAAGTGAGGTTTTAATAGATACGGAATTAGTCTAA
- a CDS encoding aldo/keto reductase, whose amino-acid sequence MLGLGTAALGRPQYINIRTDKNVNPHLEAFKQNSFNVLEHAYQLGIRYFDTAPGYGLAEDLLLEWLQTKNDPTIQIATKWGYTYVANFDANAKVHEVKEHSLEKLKEQWEVSNAFLPNLKIYQIHSATLETGILNNTDVLRHLAFLKNEHNTQIGITTTGSNQLEVIKKALDVSVEGKQLFDGFQITYNILDQSLEAIAKELVQQDKKIIIKEAVANGRIFRNSKYPEYAKLYDTLETLATKHQVGLDVIALKFCQQNIKNSIVLSGASNTEQLKSNLQVDTITLSEEEINLLKTFKVNPMEYWQERKQLAWN is encoded by the coding sequence ATGTTAGGATTAGGTACTGCAGCATTAGGAAGACCACAATACATTAATATACGAACGGATAAAAATGTAAATCCGCATTTAGAAGCCTTTAAACAGAATAGCTTTAACGTGTTAGAGCACGCGTACCAATTAGGAATTCGGTATTTTGATACTGCTCCTGGCTACGGATTGGCAGAAGATTTATTATTAGAGTGGCTACAAACCAAAAACGACCCTACAATTCAAATAGCAACAAAATGGGGTTATACCTATGTCGCAAATTTTGACGCAAATGCAAAAGTGCATGAAGTAAAAGAACACAGTTTAGAAAAACTAAAGGAACAATGGGAAGTATCGAATGCATTTCTTCCGAATTTAAAAATATATCAAATACATTCTGCAACCTTAGAAACTGGTATTCTAAATAATACCGACGTCTTAAGGCATTTAGCTTTTTTAAAAAACGAACATAACACACAAATTGGAATTACAACCACTGGAAGCAACCAATTGGAAGTCATAAAAAAAGCATTAGATGTTTCGGTGGAAGGAAAACAGCTGTTTGATGGTTTTCAGATTACCTATAATATTTTAGATCAAAGTTTAGAAGCCATAGCGAAGGAACTAGTACAACAAGACAAGAAAATTATTATTAAAGAAGCCGTTGCAAATGGTAGAATCTTTAGAAACTCTAAGTATCCTGAGTACGCTAAATTATATGATACTTTAGAAACATTAGCAACAAAACACCAAGTAGGATTAGATGTAATCGCTTTAAAATTTTGTCAGCAAAACATTAAAAACAGTATTGTTTTAAGTGGCGCAAGTAATACAGAACAATTAAAATCGAATCTTCAAGTAGATACAATTACCTTATCGGAAGAAGAAATAAATCTGCTAAAAACCTTTAAAGTCAATCCAATGGAATATTGGCAAGAAAGAAAACAATTAGCGTGGAATTAA
- a CDS encoding peptide-methionine (S)-S-oxide reductase yields MIKIAFGGGCHWCTEAVFQSLKGVEKVEQGFVASNEENSSFSEAVIVHFNPEEITLKIVTEVHLRTHKSTSNHSMREKYRSAIYTFSEAQKEEASDLIKSFQSAFNHQLITQVLPFSVFKGSREAIQNYYIKNPEKPFCKKFIHPKLEMLSKKFSEYLKK; encoded by the coding sequence ATGATTAAAATAGCATTTGGAGGAGGTTGTCATTGGTGTACCGAAGCTGTTTTTCAGTCTTTAAAAGGTGTAGAAAAAGTGGAACAAGGTTTTGTTGCTTCCAATGAGGAAAACTCTAGTTTTTCGGAAGCAGTTATTGTGCATTTTAATCCGGAAGAAATAACATTAAAAATAGTAACAGAAGTACATTTAAGAACACATAAAAGTACCAGCAATCATTCGATGCGTGAGAAATACCGTTCTGCAATTTATACATTTTCCGAAGCACAAAAAGAGGAAGCTTCCGATTTAATTAAAAGTTTTCAATCCGCGTTTAATCATCAATTAATTACACAAGTATTGCCTTTTTCGGTATTTAAAGGGTCGCGTGAAGCGATTCAGAATTACTATATTAAAAATCCTGAAAAGCCCTTTTGCAAAAAATTTATTCATCCGAAATTAGAAATGCTTTCTAAAAAGTTTTCGGAGTATCTTAAAAAATAA
- a CDS encoding M28 family peptidase — MKKLLFLFGISTILFSCGSSQNKTATNSTKSQDVTTFGNSITSAELKEALYTYASDEFEGRNTGDPGQKKAVEYLKNHYVNLGIPSALPNNDYFQEVPLQTLSTPEIDLLVNGKSFTNIEDYVSVISSPDGTFDAKEIIYVGYGIDDEKFSSYTNLDVKGKVVLFKAGEPKNSDGNYTISGTDETSKWSNLRQEFVAKREAAENKGAKAVLFYNADAYSFVAKRFGGSHGRMSLVEPPKDLYYFIINTDLAKAIHSTIDTSDKTETLNSAIEFNYKNASNTFESENVVAIIKGSEKPEEYIVVSAHLDHEGIKDGEIYNGADDDGSGTVAILEIAEAFQKAVENGQGPKRSIVFLHVTGEEKGLLGSKYYTDQDPIFPLANTVADLNIDMIGRTDPKREKTNRNYLYLIGSDKLSTDLHNISEEMNTKYCNIDLDYTFNDDNDPNRFYYRSDHYNFAKNNIPVIFYFNGTHADYHKPSDTPDKIEYDLLENRTRLIFYTAWELANRKDRIIVDKAN, encoded by the coding sequence ATGAAAAAACTGTTATTCCTTTTTGGGATATCTACAATACTCTTTTCTTGTGGGTCTTCGCAAAACAAAACAGCAACAAATAGTACAAAATCCCAAGATGTTACAACCTTTGGAAACAGTATTACTTCTGCTGAACTTAAAGAAGCACTTTACACCTATGCTTCCGATGAATTTGAAGGTAGAAACACTGGAGATCCCGGACAAAAGAAAGCAGTAGAATATTTAAAAAATCATTATGTAAACCTAGGAATTCCTTCCGCATTACCTAATAATGATTACTTTCAAGAAGTACCATTACAAACATTAAGTACACCAGAAATAGATTTATTAGTAAACGGAAAATCATTTACAAATATTGAAGACTACGTATCTGTGATTTCTAGTCCAGATGGCACCTTTGATGCTAAAGAAATAATCTATGTTGGCTATGGTATTGATGATGAAAAATTCTCAAGCTATACCAATTTAGATGTAAAAGGTAAAGTCGTTCTTTTTAAAGCAGGAGAACCTAAAAACAGTGATGGAAACTATACGATTTCCGGAACTGATGAAACTTCAAAATGGTCTAATCTAAGACAAGAATTTGTTGCCAAACGTGAGGCTGCAGAAAACAAAGGTGCAAAAGCAGTTTTATTCTATAATGCAGATGCTTACAGTTTTGTTGCCAAAAGATTTGGAGGAAGTCATGGTAGAATGTCTTTAGTAGAACCACCAAAAGACCTATACTACTTCATTATAAATACCGATTTAGCAAAAGCAATTCATAGCACTATTGATACTTCAGACAAAACAGAAACACTAAATAGCGCTATTGAATTTAATTATAAAAATGCTTCTAATACTTTTGAATCTGAAAATGTGGTAGCTATCATTAAAGGAAGTGAAAAACCTGAAGAATATATTGTAGTATCTGCACATTTAGATCACGAAGGTATCAAAGACGGTGAAATTTATAATGGTGCAGATGATGACGGTTCTGGTACCGTGGCGATTCTAGAAATTGCAGAAGCATTTCAAAAAGCAGTAGAAAACGGACAAGGACCAAAACGTTCTATCGTTTTTTTACACGTAACAGGAGAAGAAAAAGGCTTACTAGGTTCTAAATATTACACAGACCAAGATCCAATTTTTCCGTTAGCAAATACGGTTGCCGATTTAAACATAGACATGATTGGGCGTACAGATCCGAAACGTGAAAAGACTAACAGAAACTATCTTTACCTAATTGGAAGTGATAAGTTAAGTACCGATTTACACAACATTTCAGAAGAAATGAACACCAAATATTGTAACATCGATTTAGATTACACCTTTAATGATGATAATGATCCAAACCGTTTTTACTACAGAAGTGATCATTACAACTTTGCAAAAAACAACATTCCTGTAATCTTTTATTTTAATGGAACACATGCAGATTATCACAAACCAAGTGATACGCCAGACAAAATTGAATACGATTTATTAGAAAACAGAACACGTTTAATTTTCTATACCGCTTGGGAATTAGCAAATCGTAAAGACAGAATTATTGTAGATAAAGCAAATTAG